A stretch of Camelina sativa cultivar DH55 chromosome 18, Cs, whole genome shotgun sequence DNA encodes these proteins:
- the LOC104760542 gene encoding uncharacterized protein LOC104760542, producing the protein MNTKTMRLPPRRAISGAVAGQQTVTAVKNPPPPPIKSILKKTPVSPLPTTTAVAETIAEPGCTNQLLAGYLAHEFLNKGTLFGEVWNPARAQAGSFTAQLTETRKTKPSHDDVVEPSDHHHKRRRYVEVANILRVDGAHLPGIVNPSQLARFLKS; encoded by the coding sequence ATGAATACAAAAACGATGCGTCTTCCCCCACGCCGAGCTATCTCCGGCGCCGTAGCCGGGCAACAAACGGTAACCGCCGTGAAAAATCCACCACCGCCGCCGATTAAATCTATCCTCAAGAAAACTCCGGTCAGCCCTCTTCCAACAACCACCGCCGTAGCCGAAACCATAGCCGAGCCGGGTTGTACGAACCAGCTTTTAGCCGGATACTTGGCTCACGAGTTTCTCAACAAAGGCACACTCTTCGGAGAAGTCTGGAATCCGGCTCGAGCCCAAGCCGGCTCATTTACGGCCCAATTAACTGAGACGAGAAAAACTAAGCCGAGCCATGATGATGTAGTAGAGCCGagtgatcatcatcataaacGGAGGAGATATGTGGAGGTTGCTAACATACTCCGGGTAGATGGCGCACACTTGCCCGGTATCGTCAACCCTTCACAGCTTGCCCGTTTCCTTAAATCGTGA